In a single window of the Halobaculum lipolyticum genome:
- the infB gene encoding translation initiation factor IF-2, with amino-acid sequence MSDTNTESESAADPGALRTPIVAVLGHVDHGKTTLLDRIRGSAVQEGEAGAITQHIGATAVPLETISDMAGSLVDPTDFDLPGLLFIDTPGHHSFSTLRSRGGALADIAVLVVDVNDGFQPQTEEAIDILKRTGTPFVVAANKVDTTPGWNPQEGEPIQRSLEKQSDRAENRLNENLYELIGDLSGKGFSADFYWRVQDFQSNIGVVPVSAMTGEGIPDLLTVLMGLSQRYMKAEMAVDVAGPGVGTVLEVKDERGFGATLDVVLYDGVVREGDTIVVGGRDDPIVTEVRALLQPRPNAEIRTEKRFERVDEVRAAAGVKIAAPDLDEAMSGAPVRVVRGDDVDAVKAEVRKELARIEVDTAEDGVVVKADTLGSLEAMANALEEAEVPILRAEVGDVAPRDVTVAQTANEEHHRVILGFNVDVLADAEEALERTGVRLFDDDVIYQLVEEYEEYVEELERAQQETVLDKITKPARFRILQDHTFRQNDPAVVGVEVLSGTVQNNRPVAKFEGSEPTRVGSLSGIQHQGDDVDSAQAGERVSLAIDGPTVGRQIEEGDELWIELPEKHAKILEQELASEIRADEIEALKAYLEKRRKTDPFWGK; translated from the coding sequence ATGTCCGACACCAACACAGAGTCCGAGTCCGCCGCCGATCCCGGCGCCCTCCGCACGCCCATCGTGGCGGTGCTCGGCCACGTCGACCACGGCAAGACGACGCTGCTCGACCGCATCCGCGGCTCCGCCGTCCAGGAGGGCGAAGCCGGCGCCATCACCCAGCACATCGGCGCGACGGCGGTGCCGCTCGAGACGATCTCAGACATGGCCGGGTCGCTGGTCGACCCGACCGACTTCGACCTCCCCGGCCTGCTGTTCATCGACACGCCGGGCCACCACTCCTTCTCGACACTGCGCTCGCGCGGCGGCGCACTCGCCGACATCGCGGTGCTCGTCGTCGACGTGAACGACGGCTTCCAGCCCCAGACCGAGGAGGCCATCGACATCCTCAAGCGCACCGGCACGCCGTTCGTCGTCGCCGCCAACAAGGTGGACACGACCCCCGGCTGGAACCCGCAGGAGGGCGAACCCATCCAGCGGTCGCTGGAGAAACAGTCCGACCGCGCCGAGAACCGCCTCAACGAGAACCTGTACGAACTGATCGGCGACCTCTCGGGCAAGGGGTTCTCCGCGGACTTCTACTGGCGCGTCCAGGACTTCCAGTCGAACATCGGCGTGGTGCCCGTCTCCGCGATGACCGGGGAGGGCATCCCGGACCTGCTCACCGTTCTGATGGGGCTGTCCCAGCGGTACATGAAAGCGGAGATGGCCGTCGACGTGGCCGGCCCGGGCGTCGGCACCGTGCTCGAAGTGAAAGACGAACGCGGCTTCGGCGCCACGCTGGACGTGGTGTTGTACGACGGGGTCGTCCGCGAGGGCGACACCATCGTCGTCGGCGGGCGCGACGACCCGATCGTGACGGAGGTGCGCGCGCTCCTCCAGCCCCGGCCGAACGCCGAGATCCGGACGGAGAAGCGGTTCGAACGCGTCGACGAGGTCCGCGCCGCAGCGGGTGTGAAGATCGCCGCCCCCGATCTGGACGAGGCGATGTCCGGCGCCCCCGTCCGCGTCGTCCGCGGCGACGACGTGGACGCGGTGAAAGCGGAGGTGCGCAAGGAGCTCGCGCGGATCGAAGTCGACACCGCCGAGGACGGCGTCGTCGTGAAGGCAGACACGCTCGGCTCGCTGGAGGCGATGGCGAACGCGCTGGAGGAGGCGGAGGTGCCGATCCTGCGCGCGGAGGTCGGCGACGTCGCCCCGCGGGACGTCACCGTCGCCCAGACCGCCAACGAGGAACACCACCGGGTGATCCTCGGGTTCAACGTCGACGTGCTCGCGGACGCCGAGGAGGCGCTGGAGCGCACCGGCGTCAGGCTGTTCGACGACGACGTGATCTACCAGCTCGTCGAGGAGTACGAGGAGTACGTCGAGGAGTTGGAGCGCGCCCAACAGGAGACCGTCCTCGACAAGATCACCAAGCCCGCCCGCTTCCGCATCCTCCAAGACCACACGTTCCGCCAGAACGACCCCGCCGTCGTCGGCGTCGAGGTGCTGTCGGGCACCGTCCAGAACAACCGCCCCGTCGCGAAGTTCGAGGGGAGCGAGCCGACGCGGGTCGGGAGCCTCTCGGGGATCCAACACCAAGGTGACGACGTGGACTCGGCGCAGGCGGGCGAACGCGTCTCGCTCGCCATCGACGGGCCGACGGTCGGCCGCCAGATCGAGGAGGGCGACGAACTGTGGATCGAGTTGCCCGAGAAGCACGCCAAGATCCTCGAACAGGAACTCGCCTCGGAGATCCGCGCCGACGAGATCGAGGCGCTGAAGGCGTACCTGGAGAAGCGGCGCAAGACCGACCCCTTCTGGGGGAAGTAG